One genomic region from Magallana gigas chromosome 3, xbMagGiga1.1, whole genome shotgun sequence encodes:
- the LOC105333965 gene encoding leucine-rich repeat-containing protein 43 isoform X5 translates to MTAVSTERAYSAFEKQLRTLCLREFPCGTGSWRETKTKNLQLLKSKDNVDSRFSVTLKDFGADHEKTENLEEHVTSKYSPWHLDYSWSKEAKKLRELAVKSPWLIDDSFILSFFKTLRICDKNVTEVDENLLKFKALEELTLSANRIITVNSKNLPTSLKVLELCANQISDISALCVRPPPLIHLGLGSNKISFIGDYLTGDYWPNLLSLDFSHNNLSDLLDVIRKLGSLPKLRNLILQGNPLSLIPGYRGYTIDSLRKLSILDDIMISADEKHHYKGLARRREYILDEAKVSLEVTYIKGVPMPDELKNPEEQPEFPKIERKYFVQFMFPQDVSQKAEIFQICDDDFNGLSPLPVSEGSQFTPQPLRKVLFKTSPILEEGELRVYSQQSQNTETVKNVNFTAQPEVVSAREPTAEYERPPDEIPLSVTPKQSEEAEQDETMEAKTEIQLEAIKSEGGIWAEEIELNWSQVAVRDELLTLRNFLKQGMDFSVVEEMTNLMPLSPENSEVGSRQHSPVDKKGGKDDKKDDKKGGKKKKEPEVELKRMPPTYTTLATWHIPLVDFLEGEYEFRSVFTQGGVEVASTIKSLDIGKKDKDKKKPGSSKPKKDEKGGKAGSARSRSGGKTPSSVSSHGGRKMSAAGQKKDDKKGDKGKGGKAAAPAPEEEEDQGPPPPLEVQVAVRLHHWKTAMDSLKEEEEKNKAMAEEQQQG, encoded by the exons ATGACAGCAGTTAGCACCGAAAGAGCTTACTCTGCATTTGAAAAACAACTAAGAACTTTATGTTTACGCGAATTTCCATGCGGAACTGGTTCTTGG AGagaaacaaaaaccaaaaatcTCCAATTGCTTAAATCAAAAGACAATGTGGATAGCCGATTTTCCGTAACATTGAAAG ATTTTGGTGCTGATCATGAGAAGACAGAAAACTTAGAAGAACATGTTACCTCCAAATACTCCCCATGGCATTTGGATTACAGCTGGAGTAAAGAAGCGAAGAAACTTAGAGAGCTGGCTGTGAAATCCCCATGGCTCATAGATGACAGCTTCATATTAAGTTTTTTCAAAACACTTAGAATCTGTGATAAAAAT GTAACTGAAGTTGATGAAAACCTACTGAAATTCAAGGCACTTGAAGAGTTAACACTAAGTGCTAACAGAATCATAACAGTCAACTCTAAAAATTTACCAACATCTCTAAAG GTTTTGGAATTGTGTGCCAATCAGATCAGTGATATCTCTGCATTATGTGTCCGTCCACCCCCATTGATCCACCTAGGGCTAGGCTCCAACAAAATCTCTTTTATTGGAGATTACCTGACTGGAGATTATTG gcCAAATCTACTTTCTTTAGATTTCAGCCATAATAATTTAAGTGACCTCCTAGATGTTATTAGGAAACTTGGATCCTTGCCAAAGTTACGGAACCTTATTCTACAAGGCAATCCTCTCTCG CTCATTCCAGGTTACCGTGGTTACACCATAGACAGTTTACGGAAGCTGAGCATTCTTGATGACATCATGATATCAGCTGATGAAAAACATCACTACAAAGGCTTGGCAAGAAGGCGAG AGTACATTTTGGATGAAGCTAAAGTGTCCTTAGAAGTTACTTATATCAAAGGTGTCCCCATGCCAGATGAACTGAAG AATCCAGAGGAACAACCAGAGTTCCCCAAGATTGAAAGAAAGTATTTCGTacagtttatgtttccacaagaTGTGTCTCAAAAAGCAGAGATCTTCCAAATCTGTGATGACGACTTTAATGGCCTTTCACCTCTTCCAGTCTCCGAGGGGTCACAGTTTACACCACAGCCT TTAAGGAAAGTCCTATTTAAG ACGAGTCCAATACTGGAGGAAGGAGAATTACGAGTCTACTCACAGCAGAGTCAAAACACGGAGACGGTTAAAAATGTCAACTTCACCGCTCAGCCAGAGGTGGTGTCTGCCAGAGAACCAACAG CTGAATATGAACGTCCTCCGGATGAAATTCCTCTTTCTGTGACTCCCAAGCAAAGCGAAGAAGCAGAACAGGATGAAACGATGGAAGCTAAAACAGAAATTCAGCTAGAAGCCATAAAGTCAGAAGGCGGAATATGGGCTGAGGAGATTGAGTTAAACTGGTCTCAAGTAGCAGTGCGAGATGAACTCTTGACCCTGCGAAACTTCTTGAAGCAAGGAATGGATTTTTCTGTTGTAGAGGAAATG ACCAATCTGATGCCCCTGTCTCCTGAGAATTCGGAAGTTGGGTCTCGGCAACACTCTCCCGTTGACAAAAAG GGAGGAAAAGATGATAAAAAAGATGACAAGAAAGGAgggaagaaaaagaaagagcCAGAGGTGGAACTAAAGCGGATGCCCCCCACATACACCACACTAGCCACGTGGCACATTCCACTGGTGGATTTCTTGGAAGGGGAGTATGAGTTCCGCTCCGTGTTCACACAGGGAGGAGTGGAAGTGGCATCAACTATCAAAAGTCTGGACATTGGAAAG AAAgacaaagataagaaaaaaccTGGCTCCTCAAAACCAAAGAAAGATGAAAAAGGAGGAAAAG CAGGCAGTGCGAGGTCTCGATCAGGTGGAAAAACTCCTAGTTCCGTCAGCTCAC ATGGGGGAAGGAAAATGAGTGCAGCTGGTCAGAAAAAGGATGATAAGAAAGGAGACAAAGGGAAGGGTGGTAAGGCCGCTGCTCCCGCCCCTGAGGAAGAGGAGGACCAGGGTCCACCCCCTCCACTGGAGGTTCAGGTAGCAGTCAGGCTTCATCACTGGAAAACAGCCATGGACTCTCTAAAAGAGGAGGAAGAAAAGAACAAGGCAATGGCTGAGGAGCAGCAACAGGGGTGA
- the LOC105333965 gene encoding leucine-rich repeat-containing protein 43 isoform X7 → MTAVSTERAYSAFEKQLRTLCLREFPCGTGSWRETKTKNLQLLKSKDNVDSRFSVTLKDFGADHEKTENLEEHVTSKYSPWHLDYSWSKEAKKLRELAVKSPWLIDDSFILSFFKTLRICDKNVTEVDENLLKFKALEELTLSANRIITVNSKNLPTSLKVLELCANQISDISALCVRPPPLIHLGLGSNKISFIGDYLTGDYWPNLLSLDFSHNNLSDLLDVIRKLGSLPKLRNLILQGNPLSLIPGYRGYTIDSLRKLSILDDIMISADEKHHYKGLARRREYILDEAKVSLEVTYIKGVPMPDELKNPEEQPEFPKIERKYFVQFMFPQDVSQKAEIFQICDDDFNGLSPLPVSEGSQFTPQPLRKVLFKTSPILEEGELRVYSQQSQNTETVKNVNFTAQPEVVSAREPTAEYERPPDEIPLSVTPKQSEEAEQDETMEAKTEIQLEAIKSEGGIWAEEIELNWSQVAVRDELLTLRNFLKQGMDFSVVEEMVLCYQNDDPSNPSSPTGKGKEGKDKKDAKKSDKKDEKGKGGKDDKKDDKKGGKKKKEPEVELKRMPPTYTTLATWHIPLVDFLEGEYEFRSVFTQGGVEVASTIKSLDIGKKDKDKKKPGSSKPKKDEKGGKGTPGNF, encoded by the exons ATGACAGCAGTTAGCACCGAAAGAGCTTACTCTGCATTTGAAAAACAACTAAGAACTTTATGTTTACGCGAATTTCCATGCGGAACTGGTTCTTGG AGagaaacaaaaaccaaaaatcTCCAATTGCTTAAATCAAAAGACAATGTGGATAGCCGATTTTCCGTAACATTGAAAG ATTTTGGTGCTGATCATGAGAAGACAGAAAACTTAGAAGAACATGTTACCTCCAAATACTCCCCATGGCATTTGGATTACAGCTGGAGTAAAGAAGCGAAGAAACTTAGAGAGCTGGCTGTGAAATCCCCATGGCTCATAGATGACAGCTTCATATTAAGTTTTTTCAAAACACTTAGAATCTGTGATAAAAAT GTAACTGAAGTTGATGAAAACCTACTGAAATTCAAGGCACTTGAAGAGTTAACACTAAGTGCTAACAGAATCATAACAGTCAACTCTAAAAATTTACCAACATCTCTAAAG GTTTTGGAATTGTGTGCCAATCAGATCAGTGATATCTCTGCATTATGTGTCCGTCCACCCCCATTGATCCACCTAGGGCTAGGCTCCAACAAAATCTCTTTTATTGGAGATTACCTGACTGGAGATTATTG gcCAAATCTACTTTCTTTAGATTTCAGCCATAATAATTTAAGTGACCTCCTAGATGTTATTAGGAAACTTGGATCCTTGCCAAAGTTACGGAACCTTATTCTACAAGGCAATCCTCTCTCG CTCATTCCAGGTTACCGTGGTTACACCATAGACAGTTTACGGAAGCTGAGCATTCTTGATGACATCATGATATCAGCTGATGAAAAACATCACTACAAAGGCTTGGCAAGAAGGCGAG AGTACATTTTGGATGAAGCTAAAGTGTCCTTAGAAGTTACTTATATCAAAGGTGTCCCCATGCCAGATGAACTGAAG AATCCAGAGGAACAACCAGAGTTCCCCAAGATTGAAAGAAAGTATTTCGTacagtttatgtttccacaagaTGTGTCTCAAAAAGCAGAGATCTTCCAAATCTGTGATGACGACTTTAATGGCCTTTCACCTCTTCCAGTCTCCGAGGGGTCACAGTTTACACCACAGCCT TTAAGGAAAGTCCTATTTAAG ACGAGTCCAATACTGGAGGAAGGAGAATTACGAGTCTACTCACAGCAGAGTCAAAACACGGAGACGGTTAAAAATGTCAACTTCACCGCTCAGCCAGAGGTGGTGTCTGCCAGAGAACCAACAG CTGAATATGAACGTCCTCCGGATGAAATTCCTCTTTCTGTGACTCCCAAGCAAAGCGAAGAAGCAGAACAGGATGAAACGATGGAAGCTAAAACAGAAATTCAGCTAGAAGCCATAAAGTCAGAAGGCGGAATATGGGCTGAGGAGATTGAGTTAAACTGGTCTCAAGTAGCAGTGCGAGATGAACTCTTGACCCTGCGAAACTTCTTGAAGCAAGGAATGGATTTTTCTGTTGTAGAGGAAATG GTCCTTTGCTATCAAAATGATGACCCCTCAAACCCCAGTTCACCCACAGGCAAGGGCAAAGAGGGCAAAGATAAGAAAGATGCCAAGAAATCAGATAAGAAAGATGAGAAAGGAAAA GGAGGAAAAGATGATAAAAAAGATGACAAGAAAGGAgggaagaaaaagaaagagcCAGAGGTGGAACTAAAGCGGATGCCCCCCACATACACCACACTAGCCACGTGGCACATTCCACTGGTGGATTTCTTGGAAGGGGAGTATGAGTTCCGCTCCGTGTTCACACAGGGAGGAGTGGAAGTGGCATCAACTATCAAAAGTCTGGACATTGGAAAG AAAgacaaagataagaaaaaaccTGGCTCCTCAAAACCAAAGAAAGATGAAAAAGGAGGAAAAG GCACCCCAGgtaatttctaa
- the LOC105333965 gene encoding leucine-rich repeat-containing protein 43 isoform X3, which yields MTAVSTERAYSAFEKQLRTLCLREFPCGTGSWRETKTKNLQLLKSKDNVDSRFSVTLKDFGADHEKTENLEEHVTSKYSPWHLDYSWSKEAKKLRELAVKSPWLIDDSFILSFFKTLRICDKNVTEVDENLLKFKALEELTLSANRIITVNSKNLPTSLKVLELCANQISDISALCVRPPPLIHLGLGSNKISFIGDYLTGDYWPNLLSLDFSHNNLSDLLDVIRKLGSLPKLRNLILQGNPLSLIPGYRGYTIDSLRKLSILDDIMISADEKHHYKGLARRREYILDEAKVSLEVTYIKGVPMPDELKNPEEQPEFPKIERKYFVQFMFPQDVSQKAEIFQICDDDFNGLSPLPVSEGSQFTPQPLRKVLFKTSPILEEGELRVYSQQSQNTETVKNVNFTAQPEVVSAREPTAEYERPPDEIPLSVTPKQSEEAEQDETMEAKTEIQLEAIKSEGGIWAEEIELNWSQVAVRDELLTLRNFLKQGMDFSVVEEMVLCYQNDDPSNPSSPTGKGKEGKDKKDAKKSDKKDEKGKGGKDDKKDDKKGGKKKKEPEVELKRMPPTYTTLATWHIPLVDFLEGEYEFRSVFTQGGVEVASTIKSLDIGKKDKDKKKPGSSKPKKDEKGGKDSRRSSVIGKMKDGGRKMSAAGQKKDDKKGDKGKGGKAAAPAPEEEEDQGPPPPLEVQVAVRLHHWKTAMDSLKEEEEKNKAMAEEQQQG from the exons ATGACAGCAGTTAGCACCGAAAGAGCTTACTCTGCATTTGAAAAACAACTAAGAACTTTATGTTTACGCGAATTTCCATGCGGAACTGGTTCTTGG AGagaaacaaaaaccaaaaatcTCCAATTGCTTAAATCAAAAGACAATGTGGATAGCCGATTTTCCGTAACATTGAAAG ATTTTGGTGCTGATCATGAGAAGACAGAAAACTTAGAAGAACATGTTACCTCCAAATACTCCCCATGGCATTTGGATTACAGCTGGAGTAAAGAAGCGAAGAAACTTAGAGAGCTGGCTGTGAAATCCCCATGGCTCATAGATGACAGCTTCATATTAAGTTTTTTCAAAACACTTAGAATCTGTGATAAAAAT GTAACTGAAGTTGATGAAAACCTACTGAAATTCAAGGCACTTGAAGAGTTAACACTAAGTGCTAACAGAATCATAACAGTCAACTCTAAAAATTTACCAACATCTCTAAAG GTTTTGGAATTGTGTGCCAATCAGATCAGTGATATCTCTGCATTATGTGTCCGTCCACCCCCATTGATCCACCTAGGGCTAGGCTCCAACAAAATCTCTTTTATTGGAGATTACCTGACTGGAGATTATTG gcCAAATCTACTTTCTTTAGATTTCAGCCATAATAATTTAAGTGACCTCCTAGATGTTATTAGGAAACTTGGATCCTTGCCAAAGTTACGGAACCTTATTCTACAAGGCAATCCTCTCTCG CTCATTCCAGGTTACCGTGGTTACACCATAGACAGTTTACGGAAGCTGAGCATTCTTGATGACATCATGATATCAGCTGATGAAAAACATCACTACAAAGGCTTGGCAAGAAGGCGAG AGTACATTTTGGATGAAGCTAAAGTGTCCTTAGAAGTTACTTATATCAAAGGTGTCCCCATGCCAGATGAACTGAAG AATCCAGAGGAACAACCAGAGTTCCCCAAGATTGAAAGAAAGTATTTCGTacagtttatgtttccacaagaTGTGTCTCAAAAAGCAGAGATCTTCCAAATCTGTGATGACGACTTTAATGGCCTTTCACCTCTTCCAGTCTCCGAGGGGTCACAGTTTACACCACAGCCT TTAAGGAAAGTCCTATTTAAG ACGAGTCCAATACTGGAGGAAGGAGAATTACGAGTCTACTCACAGCAGAGTCAAAACACGGAGACGGTTAAAAATGTCAACTTCACCGCTCAGCCAGAGGTGGTGTCTGCCAGAGAACCAACAG CTGAATATGAACGTCCTCCGGATGAAATTCCTCTTTCTGTGACTCCCAAGCAAAGCGAAGAAGCAGAACAGGATGAAACGATGGAAGCTAAAACAGAAATTCAGCTAGAAGCCATAAAGTCAGAAGGCGGAATATGGGCTGAGGAGATTGAGTTAAACTGGTCTCAAGTAGCAGTGCGAGATGAACTCTTGACCCTGCGAAACTTCTTGAAGCAAGGAATGGATTTTTCTGTTGTAGAGGAAATG GTCCTTTGCTATCAAAATGATGACCCCTCAAACCCCAGTTCACCCACAGGCAAGGGCAAAGAGGGCAAAGATAAGAAAGATGCCAAGAAATCAGATAAGAAAGATGAGAAAGGAAAA GGAGGAAAAGATGATAAAAAAGATGACAAGAAAGGAgggaagaaaaagaaagagcCAGAGGTGGAACTAAAGCGGATGCCCCCCACATACACCACACTAGCCACGTGGCACATTCCACTGGTGGATTTCTTGGAAGGGGAGTATGAGTTCCGCTCCGTGTTCACACAGGGAGGAGTGGAAGTGGCATCAACTATCAAAAGTCTGGACATTGGAAAG AAAgacaaagataagaaaaaaccTGGCTCCTCAAAACCAAAGAAAGATGAAAAAGGAGGAAAAG ATTCTAGACGTTCCAGTGTTATTGGAAAGATGAAAG ATGGGGGAAGGAAAATGAGTGCAGCTGGTCAGAAAAAGGATGATAAGAAAGGAGACAAAGGGAAGGGTGGTAAGGCCGCTGCTCCCGCCCCTGAGGAAGAGGAGGACCAGGGTCCACCCCCTCCACTGGAGGTTCAGGTAGCAGTCAGGCTTCATCACTGGAAAACAGCCATGGACTCTCTAAAAGAGGAGGAAGAAAAGAACAAGGCAATGGCTGAGGAGCAGCAACAGGGGTGA
- the LOC105333965 gene encoding leucine-rich repeat-containing protein 43 isoform X1 has translation MTAVSTERAYSAFEKQLRTLCLREFPCGTGSWRETKTKNLQLLKSKDNVDSRFSVTLKDFGADHEKTENLEEHVTSKYSPWHLDYSWSKEAKKLRELAVKSPWLIDDSFILSFFKTLRICDKNVTEVDENLLKFKALEELTLSANRIITVNSKNLPTSLKVLELCANQISDISALCVRPPPLIHLGLGSNKISFIGDYLTGDYWPNLLSLDFSHNNLSDLLDVIRKLGSLPKLRNLILQGNPLSLIPGYRGYTIDSLRKLSILDDIMISADEKHHYKGLARRREYILDEAKVSLEVTYIKGVPMPDELKNPEEQPEFPKIERKYFVQFMFPQDVSQKAEIFQICDDDFNGLSPLPVSEGSQFTPQPLRKVLFKTSPILEEGELRVYSQQSQNTETVKNVNFTAQPEVVSAREPTAEYERPPDEIPLSVTPKQSEEAEQDETMEAKTEIQLEAIKSEGGIWAEEIELNWSQVAVRDELLTLRNFLKQGMDFSVVEEMVLCYQNDDPSNPSSPTGKGKEGKDKKDAKKSDKKDEKGKGGKDDKKDDKKGGKKKKEPEVELKRMPPTYTTLATWHIPLVDFLEGEYEFRSVFTQGGVEVASTIKSLDIGKKDKDKKKPGSSKPKKDEKGGKAGSARSRSGGKTPSSVSSHGGRKMSAAGQKKDDKKGDKGKGGKAAAPAPEEEEDQGPPPPLEVQVAVRLHHWKTAMDSLKEEEEKNKAMAEEQQQG, from the exons ATGACAGCAGTTAGCACCGAAAGAGCTTACTCTGCATTTGAAAAACAACTAAGAACTTTATGTTTACGCGAATTTCCATGCGGAACTGGTTCTTGG AGagaaacaaaaaccaaaaatcTCCAATTGCTTAAATCAAAAGACAATGTGGATAGCCGATTTTCCGTAACATTGAAAG ATTTTGGTGCTGATCATGAGAAGACAGAAAACTTAGAAGAACATGTTACCTCCAAATACTCCCCATGGCATTTGGATTACAGCTGGAGTAAAGAAGCGAAGAAACTTAGAGAGCTGGCTGTGAAATCCCCATGGCTCATAGATGACAGCTTCATATTAAGTTTTTTCAAAACACTTAGAATCTGTGATAAAAAT GTAACTGAAGTTGATGAAAACCTACTGAAATTCAAGGCACTTGAAGAGTTAACACTAAGTGCTAACAGAATCATAACAGTCAACTCTAAAAATTTACCAACATCTCTAAAG GTTTTGGAATTGTGTGCCAATCAGATCAGTGATATCTCTGCATTATGTGTCCGTCCACCCCCATTGATCCACCTAGGGCTAGGCTCCAACAAAATCTCTTTTATTGGAGATTACCTGACTGGAGATTATTG gcCAAATCTACTTTCTTTAGATTTCAGCCATAATAATTTAAGTGACCTCCTAGATGTTATTAGGAAACTTGGATCCTTGCCAAAGTTACGGAACCTTATTCTACAAGGCAATCCTCTCTCG CTCATTCCAGGTTACCGTGGTTACACCATAGACAGTTTACGGAAGCTGAGCATTCTTGATGACATCATGATATCAGCTGATGAAAAACATCACTACAAAGGCTTGGCAAGAAGGCGAG AGTACATTTTGGATGAAGCTAAAGTGTCCTTAGAAGTTACTTATATCAAAGGTGTCCCCATGCCAGATGAACTGAAG AATCCAGAGGAACAACCAGAGTTCCCCAAGATTGAAAGAAAGTATTTCGTacagtttatgtttccacaagaTGTGTCTCAAAAAGCAGAGATCTTCCAAATCTGTGATGACGACTTTAATGGCCTTTCACCTCTTCCAGTCTCCGAGGGGTCACAGTTTACACCACAGCCT TTAAGGAAAGTCCTATTTAAG ACGAGTCCAATACTGGAGGAAGGAGAATTACGAGTCTACTCACAGCAGAGTCAAAACACGGAGACGGTTAAAAATGTCAACTTCACCGCTCAGCCAGAGGTGGTGTCTGCCAGAGAACCAACAG CTGAATATGAACGTCCTCCGGATGAAATTCCTCTTTCTGTGACTCCCAAGCAAAGCGAAGAAGCAGAACAGGATGAAACGATGGAAGCTAAAACAGAAATTCAGCTAGAAGCCATAAAGTCAGAAGGCGGAATATGGGCTGAGGAGATTGAGTTAAACTGGTCTCAAGTAGCAGTGCGAGATGAACTCTTGACCCTGCGAAACTTCTTGAAGCAAGGAATGGATTTTTCTGTTGTAGAGGAAATG GTCCTTTGCTATCAAAATGATGACCCCTCAAACCCCAGTTCACCCACAGGCAAGGGCAAAGAGGGCAAAGATAAGAAAGATGCCAAGAAATCAGATAAGAAAGATGAGAAAGGAAAA GGAGGAAAAGATGATAAAAAAGATGACAAGAAAGGAgggaagaaaaagaaagagcCAGAGGTGGAACTAAAGCGGATGCCCCCCACATACACCACACTAGCCACGTGGCACATTCCACTGGTGGATTTCTTGGAAGGGGAGTATGAGTTCCGCTCCGTGTTCACACAGGGAGGAGTGGAAGTGGCATCAACTATCAAAAGTCTGGACATTGGAAAG AAAgacaaagataagaaaaaaccTGGCTCCTCAAAACCAAAGAAAGATGAAAAAGGAGGAAAAG CAGGCAGTGCGAGGTCTCGATCAGGTGGAAAAACTCCTAGTTCCGTCAGCTCAC ATGGGGGAAGGAAAATGAGTGCAGCTGGTCAGAAAAAGGATGATAAGAAAGGAGACAAAGGGAAGGGTGGTAAGGCCGCTGCTCCCGCCCCTGAGGAAGAGGAGGACCAGGGTCCACCCCCTCCACTGGAGGTTCAGGTAGCAGTCAGGCTTCATCACTGGAAAACAGCCATGGACTCTCTAAAAGAGGAGGAAGAAAAGAACAAGGCAATGGCTGAGGAGCAGCAACAGGGGTGA
- the LOC105333965 gene encoding leucine-rich repeat-containing protein 43 isoform X2, producing the protein MTAVSTERAYSAFEKQLRTLCLREFPCGTGSWRETKTKNLQLLKSKDNVDSRFSVTLKDFGADHEKTENLEEHVTSKYSPWHLDYSWSKEAKKLRELAVKSPWLIDDSFILSFFKTLRICDKNVTEVDENLLKFKALEELTLSANRIITVNSKNLPTSLKVLELCANQISDISALCVRPPPLIHLGLGSNKISFIGDYLTGDYWPNLLSLDFSHNNLSDLLDVIRKLGSLPKLRNLILQGNPLSLIPGYRGYTIDSLRKLSILDDIMISADEKHHYKGLARRREYILDEAKVSLEVTYIKGVPMPDELKNPEEQPEFPKIERKYFVQFMFPQDVSQKAEIFQICDDDFNGLSPLPVSEGSQFTPQPLRKVLFKTSPILEEGELRVYSQQSQNTETVKNVNFTAQPEVVSAREPTAEYERPPDEIPLSVTPKQSEEAEQDETMEAKTEIQLEAIKSEGGIWAEEIELNWSQVAVRDELLTLRNFLKQGMDFSVVEEMVLCYQNDDPSNPSSPTGKGKEGKDKKDAKKSDKKDEKGKGGKDDKKDDKKGGKKKKEPEVELKRMPPTYTTLATWHIPLVDFLEGEYEFRSVFTQGGVEVASTIKSLDIGKKDKDKKKPGSSKPKKDEKGGKGSARSRSGGKTPSSVSSHGGRKMSAAGQKKDDKKGDKGKGGKAAAPAPEEEEDQGPPPPLEVQVAVRLHHWKTAMDSLKEEEEKNKAMAEEQQQG; encoded by the exons ATGACAGCAGTTAGCACCGAAAGAGCTTACTCTGCATTTGAAAAACAACTAAGAACTTTATGTTTACGCGAATTTCCATGCGGAACTGGTTCTTGG AGagaaacaaaaaccaaaaatcTCCAATTGCTTAAATCAAAAGACAATGTGGATAGCCGATTTTCCGTAACATTGAAAG ATTTTGGTGCTGATCATGAGAAGACAGAAAACTTAGAAGAACATGTTACCTCCAAATACTCCCCATGGCATTTGGATTACAGCTGGAGTAAAGAAGCGAAGAAACTTAGAGAGCTGGCTGTGAAATCCCCATGGCTCATAGATGACAGCTTCATATTAAGTTTTTTCAAAACACTTAGAATCTGTGATAAAAAT GTAACTGAAGTTGATGAAAACCTACTGAAATTCAAGGCACTTGAAGAGTTAACACTAAGTGCTAACAGAATCATAACAGTCAACTCTAAAAATTTACCAACATCTCTAAAG GTTTTGGAATTGTGTGCCAATCAGATCAGTGATATCTCTGCATTATGTGTCCGTCCACCCCCATTGATCCACCTAGGGCTAGGCTCCAACAAAATCTCTTTTATTGGAGATTACCTGACTGGAGATTATTG gcCAAATCTACTTTCTTTAGATTTCAGCCATAATAATTTAAGTGACCTCCTAGATGTTATTAGGAAACTTGGATCCTTGCCAAAGTTACGGAACCTTATTCTACAAGGCAATCCTCTCTCG CTCATTCCAGGTTACCGTGGTTACACCATAGACAGTTTACGGAAGCTGAGCATTCTTGATGACATCATGATATCAGCTGATGAAAAACATCACTACAAAGGCTTGGCAAGAAGGCGAG AGTACATTTTGGATGAAGCTAAAGTGTCCTTAGAAGTTACTTATATCAAAGGTGTCCCCATGCCAGATGAACTGAAG AATCCAGAGGAACAACCAGAGTTCCCCAAGATTGAAAGAAAGTATTTCGTacagtttatgtttccacaagaTGTGTCTCAAAAAGCAGAGATCTTCCAAATCTGTGATGACGACTTTAATGGCCTTTCACCTCTTCCAGTCTCCGAGGGGTCACAGTTTACACCACAGCCT TTAAGGAAAGTCCTATTTAAG ACGAGTCCAATACTGGAGGAAGGAGAATTACGAGTCTACTCACAGCAGAGTCAAAACACGGAGACGGTTAAAAATGTCAACTTCACCGCTCAGCCAGAGGTGGTGTCTGCCAGAGAACCAACAG CTGAATATGAACGTCCTCCGGATGAAATTCCTCTTTCTGTGACTCCCAAGCAAAGCGAAGAAGCAGAACAGGATGAAACGATGGAAGCTAAAACAGAAATTCAGCTAGAAGCCATAAAGTCAGAAGGCGGAATATGGGCTGAGGAGATTGAGTTAAACTGGTCTCAAGTAGCAGTGCGAGATGAACTCTTGACCCTGCGAAACTTCTTGAAGCAAGGAATGGATTTTTCTGTTGTAGAGGAAATG GTCCTTTGCTATCAAAATGATGACCCCTCAAACCCCAGTTCACCCACAGGCAAGGGCAAAGAGGGCAAAGATAAGAAAGATGCCAAGAAATCAGATAAGAAAGATGAGAAAGGAAAA GGAGGAAAAGATGATAAAAAAGATGACAAGAAAGGAgggaagaaaaagaaagagcCAGAGGTGGAACTAAAGCGGATGCCCCCCACATACACCACACTAGCCACGTGGCACATTCCACTGGTGGATTTCTTGGAAGGGGAGTATGAGTTCCGCTCCGTGTTCACACAGGGAGGAGTGGAAGTGGCATCAACTATCAAAAGTCTGGACATTGGAAAG AAAgacaaagataagaaaaaaccTGGCTCCTCAAAACCAAAGAAAGATGAAAAAGGAGGAAAAG GCAGTGCGAGGTCTCGATCAGGTGGAAAAACTCCTAGTTCCGTCAGCTCAC ATGGGGGAAGGAAAATGAGTGCAGCTGGTCAGAAAAAGGATGATAAGAAAGGAGACAAAGGGAAGGGTGGTAAGGCCGCTGCTCCCGCCCCTGAGGAAGAGGAGGACCAGGGTCCACCCCCTCCACTGGAGGTTCAGGTAGCAGTCAGGCTTCATCACTGGAAAACAGCCATGGACTCTCTAAAAGAGGAGGAAGAAAAGAACAAGGCAATGGCTGAGGAGCAGCAACAGGGGTGA